The DNA segment CAATCTTTGGAAACAACCTCCACGCAAAAAACTGCGGCCCAGACGACACACCCCGGCGATATTGTGACGACGTCGCCCCGTTGTGATTGTCCATGCCGCGAGTCGGCCGCATTGTGACCCCATTCCGACGCTTCACCGTAACGCGCAACTATCGGAAAGAGTCGGCAATACGCAGTCGATTTCTACCAAACTCTGAAGGAGAACTTCCGTGGTGAAAGTGCTGATTGCTACCGGTGCCGTGTTTGCCCTGATGACTGCGGCCTCCGCAGCCGACCTTCCGCAGCGCCAGCCCGCGCCGCGCTATGCCGAGGCTCCCGTCGTCGGCAAGATGCCGATCGGCAAGTCCCCGATCGGCAAGTCGCCGTGGGGCAAGGGTCCGGTCGCCGCCCGCTACTGAGTCTACCGAGCCTCCTCGTATGACCAGCAGGCTGGGCTATGTGGCGCTGTGCGCGCTGACGATCGCTTTGACGGGCGCGGTTCACGCCGCGCCCGCCGGCGACAGCGCGCGCAACTCTGACGCCAAAGTCGTCGCCTCGATCGAGACGCCGGCTGACGCTGCGTCAGCGCGGCCGGCGCGCAAGCCACAGGCGTCATCCGCCAAAGGCCCCTACTACGTCGACTTCCGCGCGCGCACGGCGGCAAGCTGGGGACACTCATTCGTCTGGTACGGCAAGTCCAGCGAACGCGCCGTCGAGGTGGCAGGGCTGACACCGAAGGGCGATGTTGCGGAGTATATGCTCGGCTATATCACCTGGGTGCCGTCGGAAACCGGCGCCAGCTACGGCGATCTCGATCCGGACTACCTCCTCGCGCACTACAAGGTCTATCTGAACGAAGCCGACGCCAAGCGGGTGTTCGCCTACATCGAGAAGCTCAAGAAGTCTTCGCCGGTGTGGAGCGCCGAGATCTCCAACTGCAACAGCTTCATCGGCGACATCGCCGAGTTCATGGGCTTGAAGACGCCGTCGCGCTGGATCCGGCCCGAGAACTACGTCAACGAACTCAAGTCGCTCAACAGCGGCAAGCAGGTCGTGCGGCTGTTGGAGCAATAGCGGCGCACGTTCCCCGGATGCTGCGCAGCGCGCCGCTATGTCCAAGACGGGCGTAAACGCGCTTATGGCGATGCGCTGCTGATCCGGGGTCCATCATTCCGATACGCGCAATAGGTCCCGGATCTGCGACGCATCATTTCATGCCGCGTCGCGTCCGGGACACGCCGTACTGGCCGAGGCAATCCCAACAGCTACGCTTTCGGCACATACCGCATCGCGACCGCCCCCGAGCCGAGCTCGAGCCGGCCGACGAGCTTGAGGTCGACAAGCTTCGATAACCCGGCGAACAGCGTCGGCCCGTGGCCCGCGAGCCTCGGGTGCACCACGAATTCGTATTCGTCGATCAAACCGAGCTCCGCCAATACCAGCGGCAGCTTTACGCCCGCCACAAACAGTCCCGTGCCCGGCTCCCGCTTGAGCTCCCGGACGGCGTCCGCCAGATCGCCGCGCAGTAGTTCTGCGTTCCAATCGACCCGCTCCAGCGTGCTCGACACCACGTACTTCTTCGCGGCGTGGATCGTCCGGGCAAAGGGTTCCATCCAATCCGGCATCCAGTCGGGCCTTGCTCCCGTCTCGGCCACCGGCCGCCAGCCCGCCTCCATCATCTCGTAGGTGACCCGGCCAAAGATCAGGCCATCGGCCCGCGCGATGTTCTCGGCCGCGTGACGATGCAGGTCTTCGTCGGCGATCATGACACGATGATCGCAACACCCATCCAGCGTGACGTTGATGGAATACCGAAGCGGTCGCATCGGTAAGACCTACCATCGATCAAGGCTGGATTGGAAATTTTTCCGAGAAAGCCTGAGGCGGTTGCTGCTTGCTGCGACTGAAAATCGTTCGGCTTTCGGAGCAATGGCGGCACTGCGTTCCCCGGATGCTGCGCAGCGCGTCGCTATGTCCAAGACGCGCGTAAACGCGCTTATGGCGATGCTCTGCTGATCCGGGGTCCATTTCTGCGATTAAAGATAAAGGTCCCGAATCTGCGTCGCGTCATTTCATGCCGCGGCGCGTCCGGGACACGAGCTATATCGCCTCGCGCGAGATGCGCCTGCGGCGGTTGCCGTCCCCAGCGATCGGTGCCAGTTTGGCCCCATGCATACCGCCTTCGCCATTCTCGGCTCCGTCGTCAATTTTGTCGCCTGCCTCGGTTACGTCCGCGCCATCCTGAGGCGCGAGGCGACGCCGAACCGCGTCACCTGGTTCCTCTGGGCATTCGTGCCGCTGATCGGAGGCCTCGCGCAGTGGCAATCCGGCGTCGGCATTTCGACACTGGTGGTGCTGTCGGTCGGCGCGGGTCCCGCCTGCGTCGTGCTCGCCTCCTTCATCGCCGGAACAGGCTCGTGGCAGCTCGGGCCGTTCGACTATGCCTGCGGCGCCTGCTCGCTGGCGGCGCTCGCGCTGTGGGCCTTAACCGGCGATCCCGTCACCGCCATCGTGCTGTCGATCCTGGGCGATGCGACCGCGGCCCTTCCGACCTTGCGCAAGGCGTGGGTCGCGCCCGCGACCGAGGCGCGCTCCACCTATCTGATCTCGTTCGTCGGAATGGTGCTCGGCATCTTCTCGGTGCAGGAAACGACGTTTGCCGCCTACGCCTTCAACGCCTATCTGGTGCTGGCGAGCAGCACGCTGGTCCTGATTCTTTATTGGCCGCGCAAGCGTCCCCTGGCTGAAACGCATCCGGCGGAATAGTTCGAGAGCTTTGCCATGAGTGAACGTGAAACCGCCCAGCAAGTGCTCGATGCGCTAAAACTCGCCGGACAGAAGCCGGCGCAGGAGGCTTTGCCGATCCTGAGCGGCCTCATTCCGCTGGTTCAGGGCGGCGGCGCGCAGGAGCTGGAAGCGGAGGAAGCGCGCGCCAGCGCGTTCCTCGCGATCTGCGAAGTCGGCAAGGCGCTGCATCGCGGACAGCCGGCCGATGGTCCCTACGCCGCGGCGATCAGCGCGGCCGAACGCTGGGTCGCGCTGGCGCGGTGATTACGGGACTTGCGTTCCCCGGACGCTGCGCAATGCCATAGGTGCGTCCACAGACGCGCCAATGGTGTTGCGCTGCTGATCCGGGGCCCATTGATTTCGAGCCATAGGTCCCGGCTCTGCGTCGCGTCATTTATGCCGCGCCGCGTCCGGGACACGAGAAGTCGCGCCCCGGATGACATTTCACCAAAACTCCAATTTTCCAAATCCGATCAACGCTGAGTCTACTGTCCAGTCTCGCGCGTGAAAATTTTTTGCTTTCGCCGACGGGCAAATCATCTCTAGAAGCTCGCCCCATCCCGCACCCACCAGGAGGGGCGTATCGCGATCGTCACGGACGTTGGATGCGGGATGCGATGGACGCTCTCGATGGGCTAAGACGAAGCCCATTGAAGCGGACGGCGAAGTCGTGTGGTCCTGATGCCTCGAAGCTGGCATTTGGCGATAATGCTTTCGCATTACGCTTGCGGTGACAACAAAGCCCGATCACCGGGGAGAGCACGAAGGAAACCGTTAAAACCTTCGCGCAGGGAAAGCCGGATCGCTCCGGCGTACCTGTGGTGACCAACTCGTGTGCTTTTACCTTTTGCACGCGAGGCTGCGGGTGTGTCGAGCACCCGGCTTTCCCTGCGCCCTCTGTGATGGAGGGATGAAGTTCGAACATGACTCGGGCGCGGGAGCGTCGCGGGGATGTAACGCTGTGACCACTGCGAACGCAACCATCCTTCGAGACGCCGCTGCGCGGCTCCTCAGGATGAGGACGAGGCAAGCGGAAGCTTAAACCTCATGGTGAGGAGGCGCTCTCGCGCCGTCTCGAACCATGAGGCCCGGAGCGGCCGTTTGACATGCGAACCCGGCCCCGCGAACCGGCTTGCGCGACAGTGCCCGGCAGCGGAATATGGCAGGCGCCGGATTGAGGAAGCGGGACTTTAGAGAAGCAGGACTTTAAAGAAGCAAGACTTTAAAGAAGCAAGATTTGGGAGCCTTACGGACATGGTTGGTTGCGCGCTTCGCACATGGCTTCTCGGCATTCTCATGACCATCGCGGCCTCTCACACCGCCTCCGCCCAGACCGCCACGCGCCCGCCGGCCGGCGGCGTCAACTCCTCGCCGGATGCGATGATCTTCTATGTCGCGCACGGCGCGGACGGCGCCTGCGGCCGCGGTTGCTCCGACTGGATCGCCGCCGAAGGCACCGTGCAGTGGGACACCTACAAGCGGCTGATCAACATTCTCGACCGCCAGAACGGGCGCAGACTTCCGATCGTGATTCATTCCTGGGGCGAGTCCAATCTCAACGTCGCCGTGGGCCTCGGGCGCATCCTGCATGAGCGCGGCATCGACACCACGGAAGGCACGACGGAAGTCGCCGCCTGCGCCGGCAAGGCCGACGCCGATTGCTTCGCGCTCAAGCGGACGGGCGGACCGCTGGACGCCGCGCTCAATACGAAAGATGCCCGCTGCGATATCGCCTGCGTGCTGATCCTCGCCGGCGGAATCCACCGCACGCTGCCGCCGGGCACGCGCGTGATCCTGACCGGCATGGAGATCCGCAACCGCGTGGCGCCGAACGTCTCCGACGAACATCGCGACAACCTGACCACGATCTATGGCGAGCAATTCCGCGTCTACCTGCGCGAGATGGGGGTCGACACCGAACTGCTCGACATCGTCGACCGCAACAGCGAACAGCGCCATGCGACCGAAGTGCCGCAAGGAGACTGGGCGCGGCTGCATCTCGTGACATCCGCACCGCAATAGCGCCGTTCGG comes from the Bradyrhizobium erythrophlei genome and includes:
- a CDS encoding dihydrofolate reductase family protein, with protein sequence MRPLRYSINVTLDGCCDHRVMIADEDLHRHAAENIARADGLIFGRVTYEMMEAGWRPVAETGARPDWMPDWMEPFARTIHAAKKYVVSSTLERVDWNAELLRGDLADAVRELKREPGTGLFVAGVKLPLVLAELGLIDEYEFVVHPRLAGHGPTLFAGLSKLVDLKLVGRLELGSGAVAMRYVPKA